In [Phormidium] sp. ETS-05, the genomic window ATTTTTCTCTAATTCCCAAACCACTTTGCGGAATACTACCAATACCACGCCACCGGCGAGGTACAACCTCAAAGATTTCTCTAATTAAATCCTGTGCCTGTTTATTTCCCAAATAACGCACAGAGCGGCTATATTGGTTTTCTACAGCCACCTGCTGATTTTCTAACTGCTGAATGCACATATATAAACCCTGCAAAATATCCACGGGTTCAAATCCCGTCACCACGATCGGCACTTGATATTTTGCCGCAATGGGTTCATATTCAGTGTAGCCCATCACCGTGCAGACGTGACCCGCCGCCAAAAATCCCTGTACGCGACTATTGGGTGATGATAATAATGCTTCCATTGCTGGCGGGACTAACACGTGAGATACCAGCAGGGAAAAATTATCCATACCTTGGGCATTGGCTTGATACACCGCCATCGCCGTCGCCGGTGCAGTGGTTTCAAATCCTACCCCAAAAAATACCACTTGTTTCGTGGGATTTTCCCTGGCCAAAGTCAGCGCATCCAGGGGAGAATAAACAATGCGCACATCACCCCCAGAGGCTTTCACGCTGAGGAGGTCTGTGGCGGTTCCCGGCACCCGCAGCATATCACCAAAAGAGCAAAAAATCACATCTGGGAGCTGTGCCAGAAATATCGCCTCATCGATAATTTCCACCGGCGTCACGCACACGGGGCAACCAGGCCCGTGAATTAGGTTAATTTCTGGCGGTAGCAGTTCGTCAATACCATATTTGACTATAGAATGAGTTTGCCCGCCGCAAATTTCCATAATCGTCCAAGGCTTTGTAACGATCGCTTTAATCGCTTGGGCGTATTCCTGGGCAATTTTCCCATCCCGATATTCATCAACAAATTTCATATTTGTTTTTTGTCCTTTGTCCTTGGTCCTTTGTCCTTTGACAATTGATAATTGACAATTGATAATTGATAATTGTCAATTGTCCCCCCCCTTTCAAAGGGGGTTTGGGGGGATGATCCAAAAGTCCCCCCCTTTCAAAGGGGGTTGGGGGATTGTCCTTTGTCCTTGGTGGGTAGCCAGAAACCGGGTTTCTTAACTAAATCCTCGGTTTTCACCAGAGATTTATATCAGAAACCCGGTTTTTAAACCAGAAACCGGGTTTCTTAACAAAATCCTCGGTTTTCACCAAAGATTTATATCAGAAACCCGGTTTCTTTTCCGTGTTTCTTAACAAAATCTTCGGTTTTCACCAGAGATTTATGTCAGAAACCCGGTTTTTTTTACGGCGCAAACGCCATCATTTCTGGTCGGTAGGTTTGAACTGCCTTCATGTATTGGGCGC contains:
- the hypD gene encoding hydrogenase formation protein HypD, yielding MKFVDEYRDGKIAQEYAQAIKAIVTKPWTIMEICGGQTHSIVKYGIDELLPPEINLIHGPGCPVCVTPVEIIDEAIFLAQLPDVIFCSFGDMLRVPGTATDLLSVKASGGDVRIVYSPLDALTLARENPTKQVVFFGVGFETTAPATAMAVYQANAQGMDNFSLLVSHVLVPPAMEALLSSPNSRVQGFLAAGHVCTVMGYTEYEPIAAKYQVPIVVTGFEPVDILQGLYMCIQQLENQQVAVENQYSRSVRYLGNKQAQDLIREIFEVVPRRWRGIGSIPQSGLGIREKYAQFDAAKRFTQDWAKAQRQTDDGENECISGLILQGIKKPHECPAFGTSCTPERPLGAPMVSSEGACAAYYRYRMRSLVPSP